The following are encoded together in the Aerococcus mictus genome:
- the cbiE gene encoding precorrin-6y C5,15-methyltransferase (decarboxylating) subunit CbiE, producing MIHVIGIGPGQTDYLVNHAVDLLAHLPHVYGSQRQLDSLADYIKGQPHRLGKLGQLLARLKNHLAKGEDVAVLASGDPMLYGIGNYLYRNLPQQAIRIHPGISSLQYIFARTGMAMNDVYLTSSHGREPNIDWISQFPKVAMVTDDKWGPYQIAQALLKGSEGEELADCQMVIGENLSYDNERIEKRPLSQVEDRDYAMNVVVILNER from the coding sequence ATGATTCATGTGATTGGTATTGGCCCAGGGCAAACTGATTATCTGGTCAACCATGCTGTTGACCTCTTAGCTCACTTGCCCCATGTATACGGAAGCCAGCGGCAGTTGGATTCCTTAGCTGACTATATTAAGGGTCAGCCCCATCGACTAGGCAAGTTGGGACAACTTTTAGCCCGCTTAAAGAATCACCTGGCTAAGGGTGAAGATGTAGCAGTGCTCGCTTCGGGGGACCCCATGCTTTATGGGATTGGTAACTACCTTTACCGTAATTTACCCCAGCAAGCTATTCGTATCCATCCTGGCATTTCTTCCCTCCAGTATATCTTTGCTCGAACAGGTATGGCCATGAATGATGTCTATTTAACCTCGAGTCATGGTCGGGAGCCCAACATCGATTGGATCAGTCAATTTCCTAAGGTCGCCATGGTGACCGATGACAAGTGGGGGCCTTATCAAATTGCTCAAGCTCTCTTAAAGGGGAGCGAGGGAGAAGAACTTGCTGATTGTCAGATGGTTATTGGTGAGAATTTATCTTATGACAATGAGCGGATCGAGAAACGGCCTTTGAGCCAAGTGGAAGACCGCGACT